The genomic interval ACCGTCCATCTTTTTGTCCCCCTTTCTAATTAAAACCCATTATTTTCGGCAACAGACTTCATCCAATGAGCACTTTTCTTTGCTGTTCGCTCTTTCGTTTCCAAATCAACTGAGAAAAATCCGTATCGGTTCTTATATGCGTTCATCCATGACCAGTTATCCATGAAAGACCACAGGTGGTATCCTTTTGCGTTTGCCCCCTCTTCAATTGCTTGATGGAGCCATTTTAAATGTTCCCGGATAAAATCAATCCGATAGTCATCCTGAATTTCGCCATTTTCAATAAACCGCTCCTCGTTTTGCACACCCATACCATTTTCAGATATAAATGATGGAATATTGCCGTAGTTTACTTTTAAGTTCATCATAATGTCATAGACGCCTTTTTCATAGATTTCCCAGCCGCGATACGGGTTCATTCTCCGTCCGGGCATCTCATACATGTCGAAAAACCAGTCCGGCATAAACGGACTATACGGATTGGGCATACTTTCTTTTGCTTTAACTCGGCGTGGCTGATAGTAGTTAACACCAAGAATGTCCGCTGTATTGGATTTCAATAAGTCTGAGTCACCTTTTTTGGTTTGTGGCAGATGTCCATATTCCTCCAAAAGATTGATCAGCTCCTGCGGATATTCACCCAAAACAGCCGGATCCAAAAAGCTTCGGTTAAAAAATAAATCCGCAATTTTTGAGGCCTTCAAATCAGCTGGATTCTGGCTTCTCGGGTATGACGGTGTCAAATTCAGGATGATACCAATCTGACCATCTTTTATGTCGTGCTTTCTGAATGCTTCAACTGCTTTAGCATGCCCGATCATCGTGTTATAGGCAACCTGGAAGGCGCGCTTGGCATCAACAATATTCGGATAATGAAAGTCATACAAATAGCCACCTTCGACTGGTACGATAGGTTCGTTAAATGTGAACCATTTTGATACGCGGTCACCGAATAGTCGGAAGCATTCATCCGCATATTGCTCAAAGGCATCTACCACATCTCTGTTTTCCCATCCACCTTCTTCTTGCAATTCCAATGGCATATCGAAATGAAACAAATTAACGAAAGGTTCAATACCGTTGGCGAGAAGTTCATCAATCACATTGTTATAAAATGTCACAGCTTCCTCGTTAGTTTCACCGCGTCCACCCGGAATCAGTCTTGCCCATGAGATTGAGAAACGGAATGTATTATGACCAATTTCTTTCATTCTTTGAATATCTTCTTTATAGCGATGATAGAAATCAGACGTCGTTTCCGGTCCCACATTATCAAAGAAACGATTAGGTTCCGTTTCATACCAATGGTCCCAAATGTTCTTACCCTTACCTCCTTCTGATGCAGCCCCTTCGATTTGTGTAGCTGAAGTCGCGCTTCCCCACCAAAAGTCCTTAGGAAATTGATATGATAGTGTCATTAGAATACCACCTTTCTATTTATTTCGGTAAATTTCTACGAGTTCAACTGCGAGATCCCGAACTGTCATGGAAGTCATGAGATGGTCCTGGGAATGCACCAGCATGAGGTTTAGTGGCGACTCCTCACCATTAGCCTCACCCTGGAGCAATTTCGTTTGGTAATCGTGCGCTTTATTAAGCTCCTCACCGGCCGCTTCTATCAGATCATCCGATTTTGCAAAGTTCCCCTCCTTTGCTTCCTGTATGGCTTCCATTGCATTGGACTTGCCATTGCCAGCATAAAGAATAATTTGAAAAGCAATTTCGGTAATATTATTTGCTGTCACGTGTCTTCACCTCTAAAGAAAGATAATTTCCTGTAAACTTATATACGGGTTATTGATTTGCTGCGGAATCGGGTTATTCATTTCCTTCCTTTTTCTCTGATTCGTAGTAACTTTTATCAAGGATTTTCAGGAACGGCCACCATATTAAGAAAACGACTGCCATATTAAAGAACTGCAGAACTGCCCCTTGCCAAGCATTTCCTGTTGCCATAAAACCACTGATTCCGATTGGCGTTGTCCACGGAACGATGATACCGGCCGGTTTTGGCACCAGTCCTGTTGCCATTGCAAAATACGTGGTAAGTGTAATAACTACCGGCGCTAAGAGCCAAGGAATAAGTGCCAACGGATTCATGATGATAGGCAGTCCAAAAATAATTGGTTCGTTAACGTTAAAGATACCTGGGGGACCACCCAATTTGCCAAGTTCTTTCAGCTGCCGGCTTCGTCCAATCAGGAATATACCGATTACAACTGCAAGTGTCATACCCGAGCCGCCCATACCGACTAGGAATGTATCAATAAACTGTTTTGTCACAATATTCGGCAGCTCTGTTCCAGCCTGAAAGGCTTGAAGGTTCTCATCATTAAGCGCATACCAGATTGGGTCAAACACCGAATTGATTAAAATTTGTCCATGTAGACCAAAGAACCAAAACAGTTGAATCAAAAGCACAGCAATAATAGTAGCCGGCAATCCGCTTCCCAAAGCAGTCAACGGTTCTTGGATAACGGTATAAATAAGGTTTTGAACGGTCTCAAATGGTGTATAACTGAATATAATCCGTATAACTAAAAATGCACTTAACGTTAGTGTGATCGGAATTAATGCACTAAATGAGCGGGATACGGCGTCCGGTACACCTGCAGGCATTTTAATGGTCAAATTCTTTTGGACAAAGAACCGGTATAATTCTGCAGCAAGGAACGCCGTGAATATACCTACAAACATCCCCTCCGCGCCGAGTACAGCCGTTGGGATAACCCCTGACACGTCTTCAACCGTCTGCGGTGTCAGAATAAGAAATGACGCAAATGCTGCCACACCGCCAAAGATTCCTTCAATCCCATATGACTCTGTTAGTTTCGTACCAATACCAATAATAACAAATGTACCCATGATACTAAGTGTTGCAGCCGATGCTGGCCCCAGTGCGTCCTGATAGGTAGCATAAGCCTCTTCGCCTATCAACATATCCAAAAATGGTAAATTAGCCAGCACGACAAAAATTGATCCAAAAATAATTAGTGGCAATGCAATCATAAAACCATCGCGCAAGGCTGTTAAATGACGGTTATTGTTCAACTTTTCCGCAATCGGCATCAAAAAGTTCTCAAGCATATCCATGAGTTTGTTGCTGTTCATTGTAATTCTCCCCCTTTACAAATCAATTAGCCATCAATCAACTTAAGTGCATGATCAAGAACAGCTTTGCCATCTACACGACCGTATGCAACAGGGTCGATAACATCGAGCGGTGTACCTTTTTCTTCAGCAGTCTTTGAATATTTTTTCTTCATAAACCGCATTTGGGGGCCAATCAACAGAACATCAGCATTTCCCAGTTCCTTAACAGCTTTGTCCTGAGCGACCGCCCATATTTTAACGTCGATTCCCCTGTTTTCCGCTTCTTCCTCCATTTTTTTAACTAATAAACTCGTAGACATTCCAGATGCGCATGCCAATAAAATTTGTTTCATCGTTTAATTCCTCCTCGTTTATCTTGAATAACTACATTATAAAATAAAAACGCTTACATTTGGATGCATTGTTTTTCCGTTATATGCAGGAAAGTCTTGCTAGGCAAAACGTTTTAATCGACTTCTAAATCTTTAAATAAACACTGGGACAAACCTCAGTAATTAGAAATAGCGTGGTACTTACCGATTAGGTTAAGTACCACGCTTTACACATGAGCATTTAAAGTTTATGAACTTTTTAATAATAGATTAAAGAAAGAAGGCAAGTTTTAAAACTGCCTTCCTGAAATTGTACTCATTTGTGAAAAGTCTGCTCACACCCATGAAACAATAAACGAGGCCTCACCGGTAAGTTTATAACCCTTTACAGTATTTGGCACGATAAAGTTTGTGCCTTTTTCAAGGTCGAACGCCGCATCACCAACCACAATCTTTCCATTTCCCTCCACAACACTAACCTGCAGAAAATCGCTCGTTAATTCACGCTTTACAGTTCCACCCAACTCCCAGTGCTCCACCGTGAAATATGGATCTTCAACCAAACGTTTTATCGTCAAATCGCCTTCTGTGACGAGGTCAAACTGATTTGCAACAGCAGGCTGATCCAGAATTGTTGTAACGTCCGCAGCTTTATCAAGGTGCAGTTCACGCTTGTTCCCTTCAGCATCTGTCCGGTCATAATCATAAACGCGATACGTAATATCAGAACTTTGCTGGGTCTCCAAAATCACAATGCCGCTGCCAATCGCATGAATCGTACCACTTGGCACATGAACAAAATCACCGGCTTTTACCTTTACACGCTTTAAGAGCTTGTCCCACTCACCGGCAGCCAGCAGTTGATCCAGTTCTTCCCTTGTCTTAGCATGATGACCAAGAACGAGTTCAGCATCCGGTTCAGCGCTTAAGACATACCAGCACTCTGTCTTGCCATACGGCTGATTTTCAACCTCACGGGCGTATGAATCATCCGGGTGGACCTGAACAGATAAATCCGTTTTAGCATCTAAAATCTTAACAAGTAATGGATAATCTTCATTATTATCCGCTTTTCGATTAAATAGTTCCCCGTATTCGTTCCAAGCCTGCCTTAACGTTTTTCCTTTCAGCGGACCGTTTTCGATTAGATTCGGTCCATTCGGATGCGCGGAAATTCCCCAAGCTTCCCCAGTATGATCAGATGGAATAGCATAATTAAAATCCGCTTGCAGCTTCTGCCCACCCCATATACGTTCCTGAAACACAGGTTGCAAAAAAATCGGTTCACTGTACACTTGAATACCTCCATTCGGAAACATTGGGACGGTTTTTTGTTTTCATAATCATTTTTAGAAACATGAGAACCGCCCCCGTGTCCCCCTCAGATTTTCTATGATATAATGCTGGCATATCTCCTGAAGAATGTGGTGATTTGATGAATCCAATTCCTTTATATATGACACATGACTTAAGCAGGCTGCCAGATTATCGGCTACCGGACGGTTATCACTTCCGGATTTTTTCGTATGATTCCGACGTAAAACATTGGACAAAAATTGTAACTGAAACCGGTGAGTTCGCGAGCGAAACACAAGCTCTTCAGCGATTTGATCGTGAATTCAAACCTTATTTAAATGAGGTTAAAAAACGTATTATTTTTATCGAAACGCATGACGGCCAAATTGCCGGCACAGCTGCAGCCTGGTTTGGTGAATGGAATCAAACCACCATCGGCCGGCTGCACTGGGTAGAAATAAAACCTGCATACCAAAGGAAAAAACTCGGCAAACCGCTTGTCGCCAAAGCCATGCAATTACTCCACCATTACCATCAAACAGCCTTTTTAAAAACCAACCCAGGCGACCAGCCTCGCCGCCCTCTCTATTTATCACCAATTCAGATTCAAACCCGTCATTAACACCGAACAGGAGCAGCGTGTTTGGAATGACGTGTTTCGTCAGCTTTAACAAAAGTAGGGCGGTTCTCATGACTGAACTTCAGTTTGGCGACTCGAGATCCCCCTTAATTCCTTATTCTATTGTTTGAAGCAGGTCATATGCTGGATCTGTTGATTTCACCTGTAGCAGCTGTTCGCGGAAATTATCGTCCCTTAATCGGCGTGAGAGCATTTGCAGGATTTTCAAGTGATCATTTCCTGCTTGTTCTTCCGGTACAGCAATTAAGAAGATAAGTTTTGCATACGTACCGTCCATACTGTTCCAGTCAACGCCATCGCGCTGGATACCAAATGCTACGGCTGTTTTTTTAAAAGCAGCCGACTTGCCATGCGGTATAGCGATATGCATACTCATTCCCGTTGTTCCTTCTGGATGGAGCGTGTTGTCGATGGCATAATCATTGCTCGAGTTGCGCGCTCTGTCGCTCGAGCCAAACCCACTCTCACTCAAGCCACCCTGCCCGTCACACCGGTACGCGCCCGTTTGAACGAGCTTTCCGCTAGTGTAACTGCCAAATCCCACACCACCTGTCCTAAAATGACTCCAACAACGCGAGACCACTAACAACTCACAGTACTACCAAAAACCATCCATTCAACAATTCTTCCCGGTTATAATAAAACCGCTCTTTACCCTCATACCGCGTAACCTTTTCACCAGCTACTTCAACAATGACTTATCCTGCACCGGTATCCCACTCCATCGTTGGTGCGTTGGTGCATATCGCGGATAGTAGTCTGCCTTTCCTTCAGCCACTAGGCAAAACTTTGAAGAACTACCAGACGAGACAACTTCTACTTCCCCGTCTTCTACTTCCCCGTGCTTTGCTTCCAGCTCTTTGATAAAAGCTTCCGTTTCCTTAGACATATGGGACCTACTGGCAACTGCGCGTGTCACCTTACTCTCTTCCACCTCAGGTAAACGTACACTTTTCTCTTTCAAGTCTTGTTCGCTCGCTACATCCACCTTTGAGGCGTTTTCCAATTTGTATGCACCGTCACCAACCCGTCCAAAATAAAATAAGTCTAATGCCGGTGCATATATATCCGGTAAGTGACAGGCAGCTATACTATATTACTGTATTGCAATAACGGCAGTCTAAAGAAGTTTAATACTTAATCATAATAGCCAATTTTACTTAACCTGGACCGGTTATTAGTAAGTTGTAACGACTCCTCATTATAAAAATTCACTTCAGCATCAAACATCCAAAATAACATTTTATATTTATCTGGAAGAATATCATCTACTTGACGAATGAAATCA from Lentibacillus cibarius carries:
- a CDS encoding PTS lactose/cellobiose transporter subunit IIA produces the protein MTANNITEIAFQIILYAGNGKSNAMEAIQEAKEGNFAKSDDLIEAAGEELNKAHDYQTKLLQGEANGEESPLNLMLVHSQDHLMTSMTVRDLAVELVEIYRNK
- a CDS encoding glycoside hydrolase family 1 protein, with protein sequence MTLSYQFPKDFWWGSATSATQIEGAASEGGKGKNIWDHWYETEPNRFFDNVGPETTSDFYHRYKEDIQRMKEIGHNTFRFSISWARLIPGGRGETNEEAVTFYNNVIDELLANGIEPFVNLFHFDMPLELQEEGGWENRDVVDAFEQYADECFRLFGDRVSKWFTFNEPIVPVEGGYLYDFHYPNIVDAKRAFQVAYNTMIGHAKAVEAFRKHDIKDGQIGIILNLTPSYPRSQNPADLKASKIADLFFNRSFLDPAVLGEYPQELINLLEEYGHLPQTKKGDSDLLKSNTADILGVNYYQPRRVKAKESMPNPYSPFMPDWFFDMYEMPGRRMNPYRGWEIYEKGVYDIMMNLKVNYGNIPSFISENGMGVQNEERFIENGEIQDDYRIDFIREHLKWLHQAIEEGANAKGYHLWSFMDNWSWMNAYKNRYGFFSVDLETKERTAKKSAHWMKSVAENNGF
- the celB gene encoding PTS cellobiose transporter subunit IIC, with translation MNSNKLMDMLENFLMPIAEKLNNNRHLTALRDGFMIALPLIIFGSIFVVLANLPFLDMLIGEEAYATYQDALGPASAATLSIMGTFVIIGIGTKLTESYGIEGIFGGVAAFASFLILTPQTVEDVSGVIPTAVLGAEGMFVGIFTAFLAAELYRFFVQKNLTIKMPAGVPDAVSRSFSALIPITLTLSAFLVIRIIFSYTPFETVQNLIYTVIQEPLTALGSGLPATIIAVLLIQLFWFFGLHGQILINSVFDPIWYALNDENLQAFQAGTELPNIVTKQFIDTFLVGMGGSGMTLAVVIGIFLIGRSRQLKELGKLGGPPGIFNVNEPIIFGLPIIMNPLALIPWLLAPVVITLTTYFAMATGLVPKPAGIIVPWTTPIGISGFMATGNAWQGAVLQFFNMAVVFLIWWPFLKILDKSYYESEKKEGNE
- the manA gene encoding mannose-6-phosphate isomerase, class I translates to MYSEPIFLQPVFQERIWGGQKLQADFNYAIPSDHTGEAWGISAHPNGPNLIENGPLKGKTLRQAWNEYGELFNRKADNNEDYPLLVKILDAKTDLSVQVHPDDSYAREVENQPYGKTECWYVLSAEPDAELVLGHHAKTREELDQLLAAGEWDKLLKRVKVKAGDFVHVPSGTIHAIGSGIVILETQQSSDITYRVYDYDRTDAEGNKRELHLDKAADVTTILDQPAVANQFDLVTEGDLTIKRLVEDPYFTVEHWELGGTVKRELTSDFLQVSVVEGNGKIVVGDAAFDLEKGTNFIVPNTVKGYKLTGEASFIVSWV
- a CDS encoding GNAT family N-acetyltransferase; this encodes MNPIPLYMTHDLSRLPDYRLPDGYHFRIFSYDSDVKHWTKIVTETGEFASETQALQRFDREFKPYLNEVKKRIIFIETHDGQIAGTAAAWFGEWNQTTIGRLHWVEIKPAYQRKKLGKPLVAKAMQLLHHYHQTAFLKTNPGDQPRRPLYLSPIQIQTRH
- a CDS encoding PTS sugar transporter subunit IIB, with the protein product MKQILLACASGMSTSLLVKKMEEEAENRGIDVKIWAVAQDKAVKELGNADVLLIGPQMRFMKKKYSKTAEEKGTPLDVIDPVAYGRVDGKAVLDHALKLIDG